A single region of the Streptomyces caelestis genome encodes:
- a CDS encoding DUF4193 domain-containing protein — translation MATDYDTPRKTDDDVDSDSLEELKARRNDKSASAVDVDEFEAAEGLELPGADLSNEELAVRVLPKQQDEFTCMSCFLVHHRSQLAREKNGQPICRDCD, via the coding sequence ATGGCAACCGATTACGACACTCCACGCAAGACCGATGACGACGTTGACTCGGACAGTCTCGAAGAGCTGAAGGCTCGGCGGAACGACAAGTCGGCCTCCGCAGTGGACGTCGACGAGTTCGAGGCCGCAGAGGGCCTCGAACTGCCCGGCGCCGATCTCTCGAACGAGGAGCTCGCAGTCCGAGTGCTCCCGAAGCAGCAGGACGAGTTCACCTGCATGAGCTGCTTCCTGGTGCACCACCGCAGCCAGCTGGCCCGGGAGAAGAACGGCCAGCCGATCTGCCGCGACTGCGACTGA